One genomic segment of Streptomyces sp. NBC_00239 includes these proteins:
- a CDS encoding YncE family protein: MPQQSPRTSPRTSPLTSLRAGREGDVLAVVSQSGPTVSFFDAASHRHLGTTEVRPEPHELCFDPTRRLLWCTTTYHSGYYHANGGRRTELTVIDPDTRRIVDVVDLAPEHGPHGLALDPARGRLYVSVEGSADRPGGVVVIDTETRKPLGRIDTDAPGPHWFAIDPAGRTGYATNKEAPFVSVVDLERGSLTAKIEVPGSEGIAVSGDGRHAFVAAPYAGFVSSAPAGERPAAGIRVVDTRTATVVDTLPTEGVVLPVCLTSTGLLLAGEMRMDPDPASRLGRHAPGHLTVFSAGTRKQLGRIEVGHFPLTVTASPDGRYAYVACVVSSTVDIVDLDTLRRVARLDIAKRGEPGAHGLAYIPRRRA, from the coding sequence GTGCCGCAGCAGTCACCCCGCACCTCACCCCGCACCTCACCCCTCACGTCCCTCCGTGCCGGCCGGGAGGGCGATGTCCTCGCCGTCGTCAGTCAGAGCGGGCCGACGGTCTCGTTCTTCGACGCGGCCTCCCACCGGCACCTCGGCACGACGGAAGTCCGCCCCGAACCCCACGAGTTGTGCTTCGACCCGACGCGGCGACTGCTGTGGTGCACGACGACGTACCACTCCGGCTACTACCACGCGAACGGCGGTCGGCGCACCGAGCTGACCGTCATCGACCCCGACACCCGCCGCATCGTCGACGTCGTCGACCTCGCCCCCGAACACGGCCCGCACGGCCTGGCGTTGGACCCGGCGCGCGGTCGTCTCTACGTCAGCGTGGAAGGGTCGGCCGACCGGCCCGGCGGTGTCGTGGTGATCGACACGGAGACCCGCAAGCCCCTGGGCCGCATCGACACCGACGCGCCCGGACCGCACTGGTTCGCCATCGACCCGGCGGGACGGACCGGTTACGCCACCAACAAGGAGGCACCGTTCGTGTCGGTCGTCGATCTCGAACGGGGAAGCCTCACCGCGAAGATAGAGGTGCCGGGCAGCGAGGGGATCGCCGTCTCCGGCGACGGCCGGCACGCCTTCGTCGCCGCGCCGTACGCCGGCTTCGTCTCGTCCGCCCCCGCAGGCGAGCGGCCGGCCGCCGGAATCCGGGTCGTCGACACCCGTACGGCGACCGTCGTCGACACCCTGCCCACCGAGGGCGTCGTCCTGCCGGTGTGCCTGACCTCGACGGGCCTGCTCCTGGCCGGCGAAATGCGCATGGATCCCGACCCGGCCTCCCGGCTCGGGCGCCACGCGCCGGGACACCTGACGGTGTTCTCCGCCGGCACCCGCAAGCAGCTGGGCCGGATCGAAGTGGGGCACTTCCCGCTGACCGTCACCGCGTCACCCGACGGCCGGTACGCGTACGTGGCCTGCGTCGTCTCGTCCACCGTCGACATCGTCGACCTGGACACCCTCCGGCGCGTGGCCCGGCTGGACATCGCCAAGCGCGGCGAACCCGGCGCGCACGGCCTCGCCTACATACCGCGCCGCCGGGCCTGA
- a CDS encoding tetratricopeptide repeat-containing protein kinase family protein: protein MTLGRLGELREVLARSGVDLSQEELLDALWLARHLPPDAAPLARTALPAAHPPPPGPRPETPPAPAHPAAAPADAPAPEPPQAPAPGLPLAAAARADDTEEEEPAPALAVRIPDSRHLGARELRLGKSLRPLRRRFPDHRRHELDIARTVAAMADTGLPETVTRRVRSRWLSLALLVDDGISMVLWQRLAGEVRALMERAGAFRDIRVYGLDTRSAAAPLLSTSPYRGSGPGRSPASVGDPTGGTLVLVISDGVGEAWWDGRMRAATDLWARRGPTAIVHALPTRLWPSSGISAQRWQVGTRRRGGPTLGWQVTDPVLPPELAAFDAAPVPVLEPTPAAIADWARLIAAPGATAQIPLWNIGPALSERAYADTRQGDGAEAVLRFRAAASPEAYRLAAHLAAVAPLTPPVMRLVRTALGPPIDAGHLTEVFLGGLMRQIGADGPACLPHHRLFDFSAEARRILLGALAPRELLRTTAAVADHLESAVGRSPHFPAWVGHPDGTAVIGDAGRSFGWLKDRLLRRLGVPPLGAAPRALSGGGRRIDEAPEAEPLDAAARAFELPDPVPADLPPGWLPLLPKDPRRLGRFRLYARSGRGWHTVAMYLARDEDGSTVSVRMPAPRVGLPREPAADLVRTEAHCLSRMLGTYTPELLDWNTDDPAEPPWLAASYITRREDDPESGPAPNLRDVLAEAGGPVWGDPFLRIARDLTVAVGLAHSLGLVHGALAPGSVLVTDRGSRLVGWMTATYDGVHSAHRAEFPRSETYLDADDDAAGPTTEADVHALGALLLGLATGRWRDPRADTMQRAVLADSEIEGSLLDLLWRCLSRDPAERPTAAELAEAFASTLAGPGPRHWQEEALASLVARVERYRALVGQPPGSYRSDFAGSLNELSNQLGYLGRSDEALAAVTEAVQLCRQVVKEPPPFSETSDVLTGSMYERMPDQQSRLDYSGLARCLNNLSVRLGDTGRSEESLAAILEGVSLYRELAARDPAVYRSGLATALDTLANRLGGLGRHADGLATATEAVALYRQLADEDRARFQWGLARSLNNLANRLGAAGRADEALAAATEAVHLYREQARRDPEEVRPELASVLSNIAVRLGVLGREEEASAALDEAIGIRQALAREMPEAHEEDLRQSLRVRAWLRRSRQEEEPGSAAGAVP, encoded by the coding sequence ATGACGCTCGGGCGGCTCGGCGAGCTGAGGGAGGTGCTGGCCAGGAGCGGAGTGGACCTGTCACAGGAGGAACTCCTCGACGCCCTGTGGCTCGCCCGCCACCTGCCCCCGGACGCCGCGCCGCTCGCCCGGACCGCGCTGCCCGCCGCGCACCCGCCCCCGCCCGGCCCCCGCCCCGAAACCCCGCCCGCCCCCGCCCACCCCGCCGCCGCGCCGGCCGACGCGCCGGCCCCCGAGCCGCCCCAGGCCCCCGCCCCGGGGCTCCCCCTGGCGGCCGCCGCCCGCGCCGACGACACCGAGGAGGAGGAGCCGGCGCCGGCGCTCGCCGTCCGGATTCCCGACAGCCGCCACCTCGGGGCCCGCGAACTCCGGCTGGGCAAGTCCCTCCGCCCGCTGCGTCGGCGCTTCCCCGACCACCGGCGCCACGAACTCGACATCGCCCGGACGGTGGCCGCCATGGCGGACACCGGACTGCCCGAAACCGTCACCCGCCGGGTCAGGAGCCGCTGGCTGTCCCTCGCCCTGCTCGTCGACGACGGCATCTCGATGGTGCTGTGGCAGCGCCTGGCCGGCGAGGTCCGCGCCCTGATGGAACGCGCCGGAGCATTCCGCGACATCCGCGTGTACGGGCTCGACACGCGCAGCGCCGCCGCGCCGCTCCTCAGCACCAGCCCCTACCGCGGCAGCGGCCCCGGCCGGTCGCCCGCGAGCGTCGGCGACCCCACCGGCGGCACCCTCGTACTCGTCATCAGCGACGGCGTCGGCGAGGCCTGGTGGGACGGCCGGATGCGCGCCGCGACGGACCTCTGGGCCCGCCGGGGCCCCACCGCGATCGTCCACGCCCTGCCGACCCGGCTGTGGCCGAGTTCCGGCATCAGCGCGCAGCGCTGGCAGGTCGGCACCCGCCGCCGCGGCGGCCCGACCCTCGGCTGGCAGGTCACCGATCCGGTGCTGCCCCCGGAGCTGGCCGCCTTCGACGCGGCGCCCGTGCCCGTACTGGAACCCACCCCCGCGGCCATCGCCGACTGGGCGCGTCTGATCGCCGCACCGGGCGCCACCGCGCAGATCCCGCTGTGGAACATCGGCCCGGCCCTCTCCGAGCGCGCGTACGCCGACACCCGCCAGGGCGACGGAGCCGAAGCGGTGCTGCGCTTCCGGGCCGCCGCGTCCCCGGAGGCCTACCGGCTCGCCGCCCACCTGGCGGCCGTGGCACCGCTCACCCCACCCGTGATGCGCCTGGTCCGGACGGCACTCGGGCCTCCCATCGACGCCGGGCACCTCACCGAGGTGTTCCTCGGCGGGCTGATGCGCCAGATCGGCGCCGACGGCCCGGCGTGCCTGCCCCACCACCGGCTCTTCGACTTCTCCGCCGAGGCCCGCCGCATCCTCCTCGGCGCCCTCGCCCCCAGGGAGCTGCTCCGTACCACCGCGGCCGTCGCGGACCACCTCGAATCCGCCGTCGGCCGCTCCCCCCACTTCCCCGCCTGGGTCGGGCATCCCGACGGGACCGCCGTGATCGGCGACGCCGGCCGGTCCTTCGGCTGGCTGAAGGACCGGCTCCTGAGGCGGCTGGGGGTCCCGCCGCTCGGCGCCGCCCCGCGGGCCCTGTCCGGGGGCGGACGGCGCATCGACGAGGCGCCGGAGGCCGAGCCCCTCGATGCCGCCGCGCGGGCCTTCGAGCTGCCGGACCCGGTGCCCGCCGACCTCCCGCCGGGCTGGCTGCCGCTGCTGCCGAAGGACCCCCGCCGGCTGGGGCGGTTCCGGCTCTACGCCCGCAGCGGCCGGGGCTGGCACACCGTGGCCATGTACCTGGCCCGGGACGAGGACGGGTCGACGGTGTCCGTACGCATGCCCGCGCCCCGGGTCGGCCTGCCCCGCGAGCCCGCAGCGGACCTCGTCCGTACCGAGGCGCACTGCCTGAGCCGCATGCTGGGGACGTACACCCCGGAGCTGCTGGACTGGAACACCGACGACCCCGCGGAGCCGCCGTGGCTGGCGGCCTCCTACATCACCCGCCGCGAGGACGACCCGGAGTCGGGGCCCGCGCCGAACCTGCGGGACGTACTCGCCGAGGCCGGAGGCCCGGTCTGGGGGGATCCGTTCCTGCGCATCGCCCGGGACCTCACCGTCGCGGTCGGCCTCGCACACAGCCTCGGCCTGGTGCACGGCGCGCTCGCACCGGGGTCCGTCCTGGTGACCGACCGCGGCAGCCGGCTGGTCGGCTGGATGACGGCGACGTACGACGGAGTGCACAGCGCCCACCGTGCGGAGTTCCCCCGGAGCGAGACCTATCTCGACGCGGATGACGACGCGGCCGGGCCGACCACGGAGGCCGACGTCCACGCCTTGGGGGCGCTGCTCCTCGGCCTCGCCACCGGCCGATGGCGCGATCCCCGGGCCGACACCATGCAACGGGCCGTCCTGGCGGATTCGGAGATCGAGGGGTCGCTCCTCGATCTCCTGTGGAGATGCCTGAGCCGGGACCCCGCAGAACGGCCGACCGCCGCCGAACTGGCCGAGGCGTTCGCGTCGACGCTCGCAGGTCCGGGACCGCGCCATTGGCAGGAGGAAGCCCTTGCCTCACTCGTTGCCAGGGTGGAGCGGTATCGGGCGCTCGTCGGGCAGCCGCCCGGATCCTACCGTTCCGACTTCGCGGGGAGCCTGAACGAGCTGTCCAACCAGCTGGGGTACCTGGGCCGGAGTGACGAGGCGCTCGCCGCCGTCACCGAGGCCGTGCAGTTGTGCCGGCAGGTGGTCAAGGAACCGCCGCCGTTCTCGGAGACCTCCGATGTCCTGACCGGTTCGATGTACGAGCGGATGCCCGATCAGCAGTCCCGTTTGGACTATTCCGGCCTTGCGAGGTGCCTGAACAATCTCTCCGTCCGGCTGGGCGACACAGGCCGGAGCGAGGAGAGCCTCGCTGCGATTCTCGAAGGCGTGAGCCTGTACCGGGAGCTGGCCGCACGTGATCCCGCCGTCTACCGTTCCGGCTTGGCGACCGCTCTGGACACCCTCGCCAATCGGCTGGGCGGCCTCGGCAGGCACGCGGACGGCCTGGCCACCGCCACCGAAGCGGTGGCGCTGTACCGGCAGCTGGCCGACGAGGACCGCGCGCGCTTCCAATGGGGCCTTGCCCGGAGCTTGAACAACCTGGCCAACCGACTGGGCGCCGCCGGCCGGGCGGACGAGGCGCTCGCGGCCGCCACCGAGGCCGTTCACCTGTACCGGGAACAGGCACGGCGCGATCCCGAGGAGGTCCGCCCGGAGCTGGCCTCGGTCCTGAGCAACATCGCCGTCCGACTGGGCGTCCTGGGCCGGGAGGAAGAGGCCTCGGCGGCGCTCGACGAGGCCATCGGCATCAGGCAGGCGCTGGCACGGGAAATGCCGGAGGCCCACGAGGAGGATCTCCGCCAGTCACTCAGGGTCAGAGCCTGGCTGCGGCGCTCACGGCAGGAGGAAGAGCCGGGATCCGCCGCCGGCGCGGTGCCTTGA
- a CDS encoding AAA family ATPase: protein MTPPEPAGTGTPEPGTPAADWQLFRGDGVSREVGFTEPPPWRRFGREEHRPGGRAAAPRPYLIGAEEAAVVNAALHLRRPLLVTGHPGTGKSSLAHAIAHELSLGRVLEWPVNSRSTLMDALYQYDAVGRLREANLRRDPDAPEPDIGQYIRLGPLGNALVPRERPRVLLIDELDKGDVDLSNDLLHAFEIGEFAIPELTRLPEGHPPVHVQTDDRDAPAPVTGGRIRCREFPVVIITSNGEREFSAAFLRRCLRLYLSEPDEQRLRDIVAAHLGPEALADVDGLMAEFLSRRAPGELATDQLLNAVFLRKAGVDLDAGSLLDAVLHQLGGAL from the coding sequence ATGACACCCCCCGAGCCCGCCGGGACCGGCACCCCGGAGCCCGGCACCCCCGCCGCCGACTGGCAGCTGTTCCGCGGCGACGGCGTGTCCCGCGAGGTGGGTTTCACCGAGCCCCCGCCCTGGCGCCGGTTCGGCCGGGAGGAACACCGGCCGGGAGGACGGGCCGCCGCCCCGCGGCCGTACCTCATCGGCGCCGAGGAGGCCGCCGTCGTGAACGCCGCCCTCCACCTGCGCCGGCCCCTCCTGGTCACCGGTCACCCCGGCACCGGCAAGTCCTCCCTGGCGCACGCCATCGCCCATGAACTGTCTCTCGGCCGGGTCCTGGAGTGGCCGGTCAACAGCCGCTCCACGCTCATGGACGCCCTCTACCAGTACGACGCCGTCGGCAGGCTGCGCGAGGCCAACCTCCGGCGCGACCCTGACGCGCCCGAACCGGACATCGGGCAGTACATCCGCCTCGGCCCCCTGGGCAACGCCCTCGTCCCCCGGGAGCGCCCCCGGGTGCTGCTCATCGACGAACTCGACAAGGGGGACGTCGACCTGTCCAACGACCTCCTCCACGCCTTCGAGATCGGAGAGTTCGCCATCCCGGAACTCACCCGCCTCCCCGAAGGCCACCCCCCGGTCCACGTGCAGACCGACGACCGGGACGCGCCCGCCCCCGTCACCGGCGGCCGCATCCGCTGCCGGGAGTTCCCGGTCGTCATCATCACCAGCAACGGCGAACGCGAGTTCTCGGCCGCCTTCCTCCGGCGCTGCCTGCGCCTCTACCTCTCCGAGCCCGACGAACAGCGGCTGCGGGACATCGTCGCCGCGCACCTCGGCCCGGAGGCACTCGCGGACGTCGACGGCCTGATGGCGGAGTTCCTCAGCCGCCGGGCCCCCGGCGAACTCGCCACCGACCAACTCCTCAACGCCGTCTTCCTGCGCAAGGCCGGCGTCGACCTCGACGCCGGCTCCCTCCTCGACGCCGTGCTGCACCAGCTCGGCGGAGCGCTGTGA
- a CDS encoding MarR family transcriptional regulator, translating to MTSTAATSTAATSTGTGTGTGTSAAPVADARVLGLAHYAARGVLEHVLARHGMTFPQQAALRAAVTADAPQTPDELVARVRGSLKADAADIRATVDELLSQRLLVTDGPHLRPTNAGRELIAAVGAETAPVTARVWGGIPAEDLAAAGRVLALVTERANAELAKLTG from the coding sequence ATGACCAGCACCGCAGCCACCAGCACCGCAGCCACCAGCACCGGCACCGGCACCGGCACCGGCACCAGCGCCGCACCCGTCGCCGACGCGCGCGTTCTGGGACTGGCCCACTACGCCGCACGCGGCGTCCTGGAACACGTCCTGGCCCGGCACGGCATGACGTTCCCGCAGCAGGCCGCCCTGCGCGCCGCCGTCACCGCCGATGCCCCGCAGACCCCGGACGAGCTCGTCGCCCGGGTCCGGGGCTCCCTCAAGGCCGACGCGGCCGACATCCGCGCGACCGTCGACGAACTGCTGTCCCAGCGGCTGCTCGTCACGGACGGCCCGCACCTCCGCCCGACGAACGCGGGACGCGAGCTGATCGCCGCCGTCGGGGCGGAGACCGCCCCCGTCACCGCGCGCGTCTGGGGCGGCATACCCGCCGAGGACCTGGCCGCCGCCGGCCGCGTCCTCGCCCTGGTCACCGAGCGGGCCAACGCGGAGCTCGCGAAACTGACCGGCTGA
- a CDS encoding MarR family winged helix-turn-helix transcriptional regulator: MSKGSPGPTPGFLVWRLANKWRVAVDRALAPLGLTHAQYTLVASLYGMQRGGERPSQRRLADHTGLEALYVSKLARALESAGLVERTRDPRDPRAVQLALTEPGRAVTRQAVTVVQGLLQQLLEPLGGLDTPRTRAFTEELTTLLDAPLTASVTNDESTQGTTP; encoded by the coding sequence ATGAGCAAGGGTTCACCGGGCCCCACACCCGGATTCCTCGTATGGCGGCTCGCCAACAAGTGGCGCGTCGCGGTCGACCGCGCGCTGGCGCCGCTGGGCCTCACCCACGCCCAGTACACGCTGGTCGCGTCGCTGTACGGCATGCAGCGCGGCGGTGAGCGGCCCAGCCAGCGCCGGCTCGCCGACCACACCGGCCTGGAGGCGCTGTACGTCTCGAAGCTGGCGCGCGCCCTGGAGTCGGCCGGGCTGGTCGAGCGCACCCGCGACCCGCGCGACCCGCGGGCCGTGCAGCTCGCGCTCACCGAGCCGGGGCGGGCGGTCACGCGGCAGGCCGTCACGGTGGTCCAGGGGCTGCTCCAGCAGCTGCTGGAGCCGCTCGGCGGCCTCGACACGCCACGGACGCGCGCGTTCACCGAGGAGCTCACGACCCTGCTCGACGCACCTCTCACTGCATCCGTGACGAACGACGAGAGCACTCAGGGGACCACACCATGA
- a CDS encoding phosphatase PAP2 family protein, giving the protein MLWVAVSAVALGFLIALEIAARGYGQRGPIADQAREVIFAPKSGTVLYVSMGLMMVVLTWRQRFIALGAAIGIDLVFWLVRWIVGAEMMYGNGALLVTLACGVIAVTHRTGRERALLLKGVGLALLLVAGRKTGYTWLLITSKTQPMVLDQYVATADHALGNPSWVAGRIVEATGPVGAHVLDFVYIQLAVAAVAIALYQLRNVAAERRFPGHHLVRTFLVIGLLGPGIYMIYPVVGPIFAYGADGGQWALADLWPNTPPAVGTPLAMPFDEFTPRNCMPSLHTAWATAIFIHSLKGPRLLQLLGTFWLIATLGATLGFGYHYGADIIAGVVFTVTIEAALRAFDRGWDHSATRLVGYGTVVFVGLLASYRYVPVEMAGRPWLFGPLLVLATASVVYGYVRTTRQWDRKADAAAPAHLPAQRRETQRERV; this is encoded by the coding sequence ATGTTGTGGGTCGCCGTGAGCGCGGTGGCCCTCGGCTTCCTCATCGCCCTGGAGATCGCCGCGCGCGGGTACGGCCAGCGCGGGCCGATCGCCGACCAGGCGCGCGAAGTGATCTTCGCGCCCAAGTCGGGCACGGTGCTGTACGTCAGCATGGGCCTGATGATGGTCGTGCTCACCTGGCGCCAGCGCTTCATCGCGCTCGGCGCCGCGATCGGCATCGACCTCGTCTTCTGGCTCGTGCGGTGGATCGTCGGCGCCGAGATGATGTACGGCAACGGCGCGCTGCTGGTGACTCTGGCCTGCGGCGTGATCGCCGTCACGCACCGCACCGGCCGGGAACGCGCCCTCCTGCTCAAGGGCGTCGGACTGGCCCTGCTGCTGGTGGCGGGCCGCAAGACCGGCTACACCTGGCTGCTGATCACGTCGAAGACCCAACCGATGGTCCTCGACCAGTACGTGGCGACAGCCGATCACGCGCTGGGCAACCCGTCGTGGGTGGCGGGCCGCATCGTCGAGGCCACCGGCCCGGTCGGCGCCCACGTGCTCGACTTCGTCTACATCCAGCTCGCGGTGGCCGCCGTCGCCATCGCGCTGTACCAGCTGCGCAACGTGGCGGCCGAGCGCCGCTTCCCGGGCCACCACCTGGTGCGCACCTTCCTGGTGATCGGCCTGCTCGGGCCCGGTATCTACATGATCTACCCGGTGGTCGGGCCGATCTTCGCGTACGGCGCCGACGGCGGGCAGTGGGCGCTGGCCGACCTGTGGCCGAACACGCCGCCGGCGGTGGGGACCCCGCTCGCGATGCCGTTCGACGAGTTCACCCCGCGCAACTGCATGCCCAGCCTGCACACCGCCTGGGCCACCGCGATCTTCATCCACTCCCTCAAGGGCCCGCGGCTCCTCCAGCTCCTCGGCACGTTCTGGCTGATCGCCACGCTCGGCGCGACCCTCGGATTCGGCTACCACTACGGCGCGGACATCATCGCCGGCGTGGTGTTCACGGTCACGATCGAGGCGGCGCTGCGCGCGTTCGACCGGGGCTGGGACCACTCGGCCACCCGGCTGGTCGGCTACGGCACCGTGGTCTTCGTCGGGCTCCTGGCGTCGTACCGGTACGTGCCGGTGGAGATGGCCGGACGGCCGTGGCTCTTCGGGCCGCTGCTCGTCCTCGCGACGGCCTCGGTGGTCTACGGCTACGTCCGCACCACCCGGCAGTGGGACCGGAAGGCCGACGCGGCGGCGCCGGCGCACCTGCCGGCCCAGCGACGCGAAACGCAGCGCGAACGGGTCTGA
- a CDS encoding serine hydrolase domain-containing protein encodes MLNRARGRRVRTGLSAAVLTAAAFGGLLQPAQATGGSDPAGAGPRPDKRLQQQLDRLVAQKDGPPGVIAVLTEGKRSQVYTAGVGDIATGRPPHQDDHMRIASISKAYSGAVALRLVDEGELSLDDTIGERLPDLPEDWHEVTLRQLLQHTSGLPDYTADEDFLEILLADPRHVFDPRRLLDFIEDEPLLFEPGALYQYSNSDNIAVALMAEAVTGRRYEDLLKELVFRPLGLRRTSLPLGYRLPKPFLHGYDVDPPAEPEDVSEALGASGVWASGGIVSTPKELGAFIRSYAGPSLLSPKTRKEQLTFLPGGSSEPAGPGTNAAGLGIFEYTTRCGVLYGHTGNFPGYTQLAAATPDGKRSLTFSINTQTSKSNKPALLARLRSVQENFACALLKKR; translated from the coding sequence GTGCTTAACCGCGCCCGCGGACGCCGCGTCCGCACCGGACTGTCCGCCGCCGTCCTCACCGCCGCCGCGTTCGGCGGGCTGCTCCAGCCCGCGCAGGCGACCGGCGGATCCGACCCGGCCGGCGCCGGACCTCGCCCGGACAAGCGGCTCCAGCAGCAGCTCGACCGGCTCGTCGCGCAGAAGGACGGGCCGCCCGGGGTGATCGCCGTCCTCACCGAGGGCAAGCGGTCCCAGGTGTACACGGCCGGCGTCGGGGACATCGCCACCGGCCGCCCGCCGCACCAGGACGACCACATGCGGATCGCCAGCATCTCCAAGGCCTACAGCGGCGCGGTCGCCCTGCGCCTCGTCGACGAGGGCGAGCTCTCCCTCGACGACACCATCGGGGAGCGGCTGCCCGACCTGCCCGAGGACTGGCACGAGGTGACGCTGCGCCAGCTGCTCCAGCACACCAGCGGCCTGCCCGACTACACGGCCGACGAGGACTTCCTGGAGATCCTCCTCGCCGACCCGCGCCACGTCTTCGACCCGCGGCGGCTGCTGGACTTCATCGAGGACGAGCCGCTGCTGTTCGAGCCGGGTGCGCTGTACCAGTACTCCAACTCCGACAACATCGCCGTCGCCCTCATGGCCGAAGCGGTCACCGGCCGGCGCTACGAGGACCTGCTCAAGGAGTTGGTGTTCCGGCCGCTGGGGCTGCGCCGCACCAGCCTGCCGCTGGGCTACCGCCTCCCGAAGCCGTTCCTGCACGGCTACGACGTCGACCCGCCCGCCGAGCCCGAGGACGTCAGCGAGGCACTCGGCGCGTCCGGGGTCTGGGCCTCCGGAGGCATCGTCTCCACGCCCAAGGAACTGGGTGCGTTCATCCGCTCCTACGCCGGGCCGTCCCTGCTGTCGCCCAAGACCCGCAAGGAGCAGCTCACCTTCCTGCCCGGCGGCTCCTCCGAGCCCGCGGGCCCCGGCACCAACGCGGCGGGCCTGGGCATCTTCGAGTACACGACCCGCTGCGGCGTGCTCTACGGCCACACCGGGAACTTCCCCGGGTACACCCAGCTCGCCGCCGCCACCCCCGACGGCAAGCGCTCGCTGACCTTCTCCATCAACACCCAGACCAGCAAGAGCAACAAGCCGGCCCTGCTGGCCCGGCTGCGCAGCGTGCAGGAGAACTTCGCCTGCGCCCTCCTCAAGAAGCGCTGA
- a CDS encoding LysR family transcriptional regulator, producing the protein MDLNLLRALDALLRENSVTRAAERLGTSPAAMSRTLARLRRAVGDPLLVRAGQGMVPTPRAAELREEVGALLRGCDDVLRPGAGFDAAHLQRTFTVQAADVLLAGVAGPLSERVRAQAPRVDVVFLSEALEGGPALRQGSVDVELGVLGDLDPEIRTRQLTRMALVGVARSGHPLFAGRIDARRFAAADHIGISRLGKRLGPIDGALAELGLRRRVSVVVPSHTSAMILARDSDLVTLTLADWLPGTIAALGLRTFPIPLDLAPLDLGMAWHPRNAADPGHRWFRDHLAAAMRAPRDTPRAAPPSGRHRP; encoded by the coding sequence CTGGATCTCAATCTGCTGCGCGCGCTGGACGCCCTGCTCCGGGAGAACAGCGTGACCCGCGCCGCGGAACGCCTCGGCACCTCGCCCGCGGCCATGAGCCGTACGCTGGCCCGGCTGCGCCGCGCAGTCGGCGACCCGCTGCTGGTCCGCGCCGGCCAGGGGATGGTCCCGACGCCGCGCGCCGCGGAGCTCCGGGAAGAGGTCGGCGCGTTGCTGCGCGGCTGCGACGACGTGCTGCGGCCCGGAGCCGGTTTCGATGCCGCGCACCTCCAGCGCACCTTCACCGTGCAGGCCGCCGATGTGCTGCTGGCCGGGGTGGCCGGGCCCCTGAGCGAGCGGGTCCGGGCGCAGGCCCCGCGGGTGGACGTGGTCTTCCTGTCGGAGGCACTGGAGGGCGGGCCCGCGCTGCGCCAGGGCTCGGTGGACGTCGAGCTGGGCGTCCTCGGCGACCTGGACCCGGAGATCCGGACCCGGCAGCTGACGCGGATGGCGCTGGTCGGCGTGGCCCGCAGCGGCCATCCCCTCTTCGCCGGGCGGATCGACGCCCGCCGGTTCGCCGCGGCCGACCACATCGGCATCTCCCGACTCGGCAAGCGCCTCGGGCCCATCGACGGCGCGCTCGCGGAGCTCGGACTGCGGCGTCGGGTCTCGGTCGTCGTGCCGAGCCACACCAGCGCGATGATACTGGCCCGCGACAGCGACCTCGTCACGCTCACCCTGGCCGACTGGCTCCCCGGCACCATCGCCGCCCTGGGGCTGCGCACCTTCCCGATCCCCCTCGACCTGGCGCCCCTCGACCTCGGGATGGCCTGGCATCCGCGCAACGCGGCCGACCCGGGCCACCGCTGGTTCCGCGACCACCTGGCGGCCGCGATGCGCGCCCCCCGCGATACGCCGAGGGCGGCGCCCCCGTCCGGGAGGCACCGCCCTTGA